One Glycine max cultivar Williams 82 chromosome 4, Glycine_max_v4.0, whole genome shotgun sequence DNA segment encodes these proteins:
- the LOC100815571 gene encoding 60S ribosomal protein L10, giving the protein MGRRPARCYRQIKNKPYPKSRFCRGVPDPKIRIYDVGMKKKGVDEFPFCVHLVSWEKENVSSEALEAARIACNKYMAKFAGKDAFHLRVRVHPFHVLRINKMLSCAGADRLQTGMRGAFGKPQGTCARVAIGQVLLSVRCKDSNSHHAQEALRRAKFKFPGRQKIIVSRKWGFTKFSRADYLKYKSESRIVPDGVNAKLLGCHGPLANRQPGQAFLSSATATA; this is encoded by the exons GGCCTGCAAGGTGTTATCGGCAGATAAAAAACAAGCCATACCCCAAATCACGCTTTTGCCGTGGTGTTCCTGATCCTAAGATCAGAATTTATGATGTTGGTATGAAGAAGAAAGGTGTTGATGAGTTTCCCTTCTGTGTTCATCTGGTTAGCtgggaaaaagaaaatgtttcaaGTGAAGCATTGGAAGCTGCTAGAATTGCATGCAACAAATATATGGCGAAATTTGCTGGAAAAGATGCTTTCCACTTGAGAGTCCGAGTACATCCATTCCATGTTCTTAGGATCAACAAAATGCTTTCATGTGCTGGAGCTGATAGGCTTCAGACTGGAATGAGAGGTGCATTTGGAAAGCCACAGGGAACATGTGCTAGAGTCGCCATTGGTCAGGTTCTTCTTTCTGTCCGCTGCAAGGACAGCAACAGTCATCATGCACAGGAGGCTCTTCGTCGTGCTAAGTTTAAGTTCCCTGGTCGTCAGAAGATCATAGTTAGCCGGAAATG GGGTTTCACCAAGTTTAGCCGTGCTGATTATCTCAAGTACAAGTCAGAGAGCAGGATTGTGCCTGATGGTGTGAATGCTAAG CTTCTTGGGTGCCATGGACCACTGGCAAACCGTCAACCAGGACAAGCTTTTCTATCTAGTGCTACTGCTACTGCTTAG